AGCAACGATCGGCATCAGGTCGGCCGGACGCGGCGTGCCGAGCTGGCTGAGCATTGCCTCGGACGGATCAACGCACAAAAGAGGATGACGAGGCCGGAGCTGGTTGGCCACTTCTTTGGCGAACAGACCCGTCCCGGAGCCGACGTCGGCGATCCGGTCCGTGGGGGCGAGCCGCAGCGCTTCGACGATCCGGCCGGACATCCAAGGAACGTAGTGCGGACCGTAGAGCCAGTGCTCGTCGTACTCGGCCGCCAACCTCTCATAGTGTCCCCGCACGTCGCGCCGCTCCACGATCCCCCTCGGTGTACTTCGTGTCTCGCCAGTGATGCCGCACAAGGCATCGGACAGGCTATCGCGCGTGGTTGTCCGGCAACAGTGCGTAATTGGCCGGTTGGACATTGATCGACCGGTTCGACCTCCTCGCGCCTGAAGCAACCTCACTTCATCGGTCAAAGGTCAAGGCGGACGACCTCGTTCCGGAGGCCGGAACGGCCCACGACAGCCACCCCATGAACAAGATCACGCCAAGTCGACTTGTTTCGCGTTGCGTCTGCAACGCAGGGTACGAGAGGATGTTCGATGCACTGCGCACTCTGGGTGGTCTCAGATGAAGCTGCGGCGACTGAGCAGTCCCAGCGCACAACACGCTTACGGGGTGGGTGGATGAAGTTCGACATGGGGTCGACGACCCTGTCGCAGCTCGGGAAGAGCACCGCCGGATCGAGTGACGACCTGGGCACGCTGATCAGGTTGCTGATCCAGGCGGCCGAACCGTTGGAGGGCAAGTTCAACGGGGCGGGCAAGGCCGCGTTCGACACGTTCAAGGCGCATGCCGACGAGATCACGGCGGAGCTGAACAGCTCGCTGGGCGCGATCCTCGGCGGCCAGTCCGGTATGGACACGGCGTTCGGCAGCGGTGACGTCGAGTTGGGCGACAACGCACACCAGAACATGGGGATGGCCAACTTCGACGCCGCCCGTTTCGGCGCGCGATAACCGTCCTCGAAGAGCAAGTCACCGCTGACGCCACCGTTTCAAGGGGGACTCGATCATGGCCCAGAACCAAGACCGCCGCTCGTACGACACCGGCGCCTCCGCCGACGTACAGACCAGCCTGTCCGGCATCATCGGCCAGTTGGAGCGCGTGCTGACCGACCGCGACCGGGCGGTCAAGGCGGCGATGGCGGACTTCGAGGCCGACGGTGTCTCGGACGAGTACCACGGCAAGGAGGTCCGCTGGCACAGGGCCGCAGCTGAGGTGCGCGAGATCATCCGTCTGGTCCGCAACACGCTGGAGCAGAACGACGGCACCGCTCAGGCCACCCTCGCCAAGGCGAAGGCGGCTGTCGACAACATCGGCTGATGCCAGGGGCCTTGACGGGCGAACGAACGCCGACAGGCACGTAAAGCGGGGACGAGGGGATTTCCGTGACGGGGTGGGACATTCACCCGACCGGGGTGTACAAGGTGCTGTCCGAGTGCGGCACCGCCGCGAAGAACATGTCGGACGCCGGCAGTGCGATGCAGAGCAACCTGGAGGAGGCCGCTTCCGCAGCCGGCACACTGACCAGCCAGTACGGCCCATACACCAGCACAGCCGGGCTGGTCGGCTCGGCGCTGGGCCTGTTCATGCAGCACTGGAGTCGGGACCTTGTGTACATCGCCAAGCGCACCTCGAACGCTCTCCACGGGGCGGATCAGGCCACCCGCCACTACATAGCCGGTGACCTCGAGCACGCCGCGAACGCGCAGCGAGAGGCGGCCAAGGAGCCGACGGTGGATCTGCCCGGCGTGGGTAAGACGGGCCACGGCGCGAAGGGCCGGTGACGGTGAGCAACGAGGCGAAGCTGATCGACCCTTCGGGCATACCGCACTTCATCGGTGACCTGGACACCCTGGACACCGATGTGATGCTGCTGACCGCGGACGCGGGCCAGTTCCGCGCGTCCGGTTCAGACGTGCACACCACCTTCCAGCATCTGTCCTCCTTCTACTCGGCGCCCGAGGCCGAGCAGTTGTTCAGCACGACCGTCCCGGTGCAGAAGAAGTCCGACGCCTTCGCCGGCGATCTGGAGAAGGTCGCAGGCACCCTGTCGGACTACAGCCTCGAAGTCCGGCCTCTGGTGAAGAAACTCGACTCACTGAAGGCGGAGGCGACCGCCTTCGTGAACTCCGTTTCCGGGGACGACGGCTGGCGCAAGGACCAGGACAAGGTCAACCACAACAACGACCTGTGGCACGACGTCAATCACACGGTGGCCGCCTTCGAGGCCGCCGAGCGCAGGGCCTACAACAAGATCATGGCTCTGATCGGCGGCAGTCCATTGATCGCCGACGACGGCTCCCACAGCTGCAACATGTACGGCTTCAACGCCGCCGACCTGGACCATGCGAAGGAAACTCCCTGGGGCGCGCCGACAGAGCGGGAGTACGAGGGCTGGGCCTGGCTGGCCCACCAAGGCAAGCAGGTATGGGACGGCTTCTGGCACGACGGCGTGGTGGCCACCGTCCACGGCCTGGGCACCCTGGTCGGCTGGGACGGCGCGGACGCCGCCGGGCAGGCATGGACCAACCTCGCCAAGCTCAGCACAGCCGCCGGCCTGACCAGCGCCACCATGGGCGCCTGGTACCTCATCCCCGACAAAAACCTCCCGTCCTGGCTCCGCGAATCGCGTACCGCCCAGAATCAGGCCGCCAAAGGCCTCGTGGCTTGGGACGAGTGGAAAACCAACCCGGGCCGAGCCGCTGGCGCCTTCGGCTTCAACGTGCTGACCCTGGTGGGCACCGACGGAGTCGGCGCCGCCGCCTCGGACGCCGGCAAGGCCGGTGCGGCAGTCCGTGCAGTGTCGGCCGTAGGCAAGGTCGGTCGCTTCATGGACCCCATGACGTACGTCGGCAAGGCAGGCACGTTCGCCCTCACCAAGGTCGGTGACGCCTTCACCACGCTCAAGAACCTGCACACCGGAGTCACAGCCGACCTCCTCAAACAGGCCGACGCCGTCCGCTCCCCCAAGATCCCGGCCAACGCGATCCCCTACGTCGACAACTCCACCGGCAAGATCCTCTACCTCACCGACGAGGGTCACGTCCTCAACGCCGACGGCAGCCTGCGGCAGCACGTCGACGAAGCCACGCACGAACTCTCCTCGGACGACCGCCAGGAGCTGAGTGGGCCACGGCTGGCGGACCACTCACATGATTTGGTCGGTGCCGGCGCCCGAGCCGAACACACCAGCCGCTCCACTCACGTCGGCGAGCAGACACCAGCGGAGACAGGTAGCAGTGGCGGCGGCCACGTGGCTTCACACGAAGGCTCGTCCGGTGGAACCGCTGGAGCACAATCGTTTGACCGCCCGGGAGCCAATGGCGGGAGCGGCAGTCACGGTTCTTCTGGATCAAGCCACGGCGATGGCACCCATGACGATCCCCACCACGAGCTGACTCCAGCAGAGCGAAAGGCCATTCAAGACGAACACGTCCGGAAGGCCAACGAAGATCCCGAGTGGCGAAAACAACATTACGATATTCTGGGACGCAGGAAGCCCAACGTCGGGCTGGTAGACGGGGTCGAGCTCCCTCAGCTCGCAAAGGATGCTCATGGGCGTTTCATCGCCAAGCACGACTTGCCAAGCGGTCCGTCCGAAATTCGCCTTGGCGCTAAGCCGCTCGCTCGCCACACCGCACCCGCCGACGTTCTGCCGACTCTCGACAAGAGAGCTGCCGATCGCCAAGCCTATCGAGACCTCACAAATGCTAAAAGAGCGTTTGATCTGACACCCTCCCCCGAGAACCACACCACGCTTACCGATGCTCAGAAGGCATACGCAGAACAGCTTGGTGATGTTCCTCCCAACAGCAAGATCTCCGAAAGGCTCGGGGAGGACGCCTCCAGGCTTCATGCGATTCCCATCACGTTCCGGGATCCAAAACCCATCCCGCTTCCTAAGACACCCAACGGAGCCCATTCGTTCGACGCTGCGTACAGGATCGAGAACGATGAAATCCTGATCGTCGAGGACAAGGCGCCGGGGAACGACCTCGACTGGCGCTTGGGGCGGGCTGACCCTGAGGACCCTGAGAATCCACACATAGGCGATGATGGCGGCGCAGAAGGCATGAGGGTCAAGCAGGGCACAACCCTGTACCTGCGGACCATCATGGCCGAGATGACGAAACGCGGTGGCCTTGACGCCAAGCTCGCACGCGAGTTCCGAAACGCACTGAAGGCGGGAAAGTTGAGGTATGTCCTGGTTAAGGTCCAGGAACCCAACGGTTCCCTCTATGCTGGGGCCGTAGTGGAAGAAGTGCAGATCTACTGAGAGAAGAGCACGTGGTCAACCGCATCCCCCGCCACGACTTCCCTGTGGAGGACGTGGACGAAGCCATGGAGCCGATCGTC
This genomic interval from Streptomyces sp. NBC_00557 contains the following:
- a CDS encoding pore-forming ESAT-6 family protein, whose amino-acid sequence is MAQNQDRRSYDTGASADVQTSLSGIIGQLERVLTDRDRAVKAAMADFEADGVSDEYHGKEVRWHRAAAEVREIIRLVRNTLEQNDGTAQATLAKAKAAVDNIG
- a CDS encoding DUF6507 family protein — translated: MTGWDIHPTGVYKVLSECGTAAKNMSDAGSAMQSNLEEAASAAGTLTSQYGPYTSTAGLVGSALGLFMQHWSRDLVYIAKRTSNALHGADQATRHYIAGDLEHAANAQREAAKEPTVDLPGVGKTGHGAKGR